Proteins from one Prevotella sp. E2-28 genomic window:
- the secG gene encoding preprotein translocase subunit SecG — translation MTLYFLLIVLIVIAAILMVGIVLIQESKGGGLASNFASYNQIGGVRKTTDFIEKATWTLAALMVVASVACAYVAPKGQGKSNILDQVENNVATSPVNANGLEASPVEEAPAAAPEATEAPAGEE, via the coding sequence ATGACACTTTATTTTCTTTTAATTGTCCTCATCGTCATTGCCGCCATCCTCATGGTAGGCATCGTACTGATTCAGGAATCTAAAGGTGGTGGTTTGGCTTCAAACTTCGCCTCTTACAACCAGATTGGTGGCGTGCGTAAGACCACCGACTTCATTGAAAAAGCAACTTGGACTCTCGCAGCCCTTATGGTTGTAGCTAGCGTTGCATGTGCATATGTAGCTCCAAAGGGTCAAGGTAAAAGCAATATCCTTGATCAGGTTGAGAATAACGTTGCTACTAGCCCCGTTAATGCTAATGGACTGGAAGCCAGCCCCGTAGAGGAAGCACCTGCTGCTGCTCCTGAGGCAACTGAGGCACCTGCTGGTGAGGAATAA
- a CDS encoding LptE family protein produces the protein MSSCYTFNGASIDYTKTKTIQIADFPIRSNYVWGPMASIFNNQLKDQYANHTKLIQVKRNGDLKVEGEITRYEQRNKSVSAEGYSAQTELSMTVNVRFTNNAKHDEDFERQFTATSTYETTQSLNSVQEELVTQMVKDITDQIFNATVANW, from the coding sequence ATGTCATCCTGCTACACCTTCAATGGCGCCAGCATTGACTATACAAAGACGAAGACCATTCAGATTGCCGACTTCCCAATCCGTTCTAATTACGTGTGGGGACCCATGGCCAGTATCTTCAACAACCAGTTGAAAGATCAGTACGCCAATCACACCAAGCTCATTCAAGTGAAGCGTAATGGCGACTTGAAAGTGGAAGGCGAAATCACTCGCTACGAGCAGCGTAACAAATCTGTATCTGCCGAAGGATATTCCGCTCAGACAGAACTCTCAATGACTGTCAATGTACGTTTCACCAACAATGCCAAACACGACGAAGATTTTGAGCGTCAGTTTACGGCAACGTCAACATACGAAACCACACAGTCACTTAATTCCGTACAGGAAGAACTAGTCACACAGATGGTAAAAGACATTACCGACCAGATTTTCAATGCCACAGTGGCAAACTGGTAA
- a CDS encoding tetratricopeptide repeat protein, which produces MDIVELINHPERLDRDTLYELRSMLALYPYFQTARLLMLQNLYLLHDPSFDQELRRASIYITDRKVLFQMIEAAHYRLKATPKAEAAGNAKKPSSAERDSRTISLIDDFLDSLPKEEEPTEKKGKRKPTPADAAVDYVAYLLESESEEERQQAAEVPQLIGHSLIDSFINNDNGKIVLCETPTLKPDLEDNIPETQNGVKEGYFTETFARIYIKQGNYSKALEIIQQLSLENPKKNVYFADQIRFLQKLIINNNKNNLQK; this is translated from the coding sequence ATGGATATAGTAGAACTTATCAACCATCCGGAACGCCTTGACCGCGACACGCTTTACGAGTTGCGTTCTATGTTGGCACTATATCCCTATTTCCAGACTGCACGACTGCTCATGCTGCAGAACCTCTATCTGCTTCATGACCCCTCGTTCGACCAGGAACTGCGCCGTGCGTCTATCTATATCACTGACCGCAAAGTGCTCTTCCAGATGATTGAAGCAGCGCACTATCGACTGAAAGCAACACCCAAAGCCGAAGCTGCAGGAAATGCTAAAAAGCCTTCATCTGCAGAACGTGATAGTCGTACAATCTCATTGATTGATGATTTTCTTGACTCATTACCCAAGGAAGAGGAGCCTACAGAAAAGAAAGGCAAGCGCAAACCAACACCTGCCGATGCCGCTGTGGACTATGTGGCTTACCTTCTTGAGAGTGAAAGCGAAGAGGAACGCCAACAGGCTGCCGAAGTGCCACAACTCATTGGCCACAGCCTTATTGATTCATTCATAAATAATGACAACGGTAAGATAGTTCTCTGCGAGACCCCTACCCTCAAGCCTGATCTTGAAGATAACATCCCTGAAACACAAAATGGAGTGAAAGAAGGGTATTTTACCGAAACTTTTGCCAGAATTTACATCAAACAGGGCAATTATTCCAAAGCTTTAGAAATTATTCAGCAATTAAGTTTGGAAAATCCGAAAAAAAATGTTTACTTTGCAGACCAAATTCGCTTCTTGCAGAAATTAATAATAAATAATAATAAAAATAACTTACAAAAATGA
- a CDS encoding helix-turn-helix domain-containing protein: MADVKAEYLACPIRQVVSRFGDKWSMLVLYMLHTSETGVLRFNEIRRLMTDCSQKMLSATLKNLEQSHLVHREVYPEVPPRVEYSLTGTGRSLMPAIIALIDWGKEHFDEVVTD, encoded by the coding sequence ATGGCAGATGTAAAAGCGGAGTATTTAGCCTGTCCCATCAGGCAAGTAGTGAGTCGTTTTGGCGACAAGTGGTCTATGCTGGTGCTCTATATGCTCCACACCAGCGAGACAGGGGTATTGCGGTTTAATGAGATCCGTCGTCTGATGACGGACTGCTCCCAGAAGATGCTCTCGGCTACGCTGAAAAACCTGGAGCAGAGCCATCTGGTACACCGCGAGGTCTATCCAGAGGTACCACCACGTGTAGAATACTCTCTGACGGGAACAGGCCGTTCACTGATGCCCGCCATCATAGCCCTCATCGACTGGGGCAAGGAGCATTTCGATGAAGTGGTAACCGATTGA